In Streptomyces sp. SN-593, a single genomic region encodes these proteins:
- the ftsE gene encoding cell division ATP-binding protein FtsE — protein MIRFDSVTKTYPKQNRPALRDVSLEIEKGEFVFLVGSSGSGKSTFLRLILREERTDTGMVHVLGKDLNRLSNWKVPQMRRQLGTVFQDFRLLPNKTVAENVAFALEVIGKPRGTIRKTVPEVLDLVGLAGKDDRMPGELSGGEQQRVAIARAFVNRPMLLIADEPTGNLDPQTSVGIMRLLDRINRTGTTVVMATHDQNIVDQMRKRVIELEKGRLVRDQSRGVYGYQH, from the coding sequence GTGATCCGTTTCGACAGTGTCACCAAGACCTACCCCAAGCAGAACCGCCCCGCGCTGCGGGATGTCTCGCTGGAGATCGAGAAGGGGGAGTTCGTCTTCCTGGTGGGCTCGTCCGGCTCCGGGAAATCGACCTTCCTGCGGCTCATCCTCCGCGAGGAGCGCACCGACACCGGCATGGTGCACGTCCTGGGCAAGGACCTCAACCGGCTCTCGAACTGGAAGGTTCCGCAGATGCGGCGCCAACTCGGCACCGTGTTCCAGGACTTCCGGCTGCTGCCGAACAAGACCGTGGCGGAGAACGTGGCGTTCGCGCTGGAGGTCATCGGGAAGCCGCGCGGCACCATCCGCAAGACCGTGCCCGAGGTGCTCGACCTGGTCGGCCTGGCCGGCAAGGACGACCGGATGCCCGGCGAGCTGTCCGGTGGTGAGCAGCAGCGGGTGGCGATCGCCCGCGCCTTCGTCAACCGTCCGATGCTCCTGATCGCGGACGAGCCGACCGGAAACCTCGACCCGCAGACGTCGGTGGGCATCATGCGGCTGCTGGACCGGATCAACCGGACCGGCACCACCGTGGTGATGGCCACCCACGACCAGAACATCGTCGACCAGATGCGCAAGCGCGTCATCGAACTCGAGAAGGGGCGACTGGTCCGCGACCAGTCGCGCGGTGTGTACGGCTACCAGCACTGA